A genomic region of Pseudomonas migulae contains the following coding sequences:
- the rapA gene encoding RNA polymerase-associated protein RapA, with protein sequence MAQQYQPGQRWISDSEAELGLGTVLAQDGRLLTVLYPATGDTRQYALRNAPLTRVRFSPGDSITHFEGWKLTVREVDDVDGLLVYHGLNAQNEVVTLPETQLSNFIQFRLASDRLFAGQIDPLAWFSLRYHTLEHTSRQLQSSLWGLGGVRAQPIAHQLHIAREVADRIAPRVLLADEVGLGKTIEAGLVIHRQLLSGRANRVLILVPENLQHQWLVEMRRRFNLQVALFDEERFIESDAANPFEDTQLALVALEWLVEDEKAQDALFAAGWDLMVVDEAHHLVWHEDKASPEYSLVEQLAEVIPGVLLLTATPEQLGQDSHFARLRLLDPNRFHNLHAFRAESENYRPVAEAVQELLDKGRLSPEAHKTIHGFLGNEGEALLAAVNDGDIEASARLVRELLDRHGTGRVLFRNTRAAVQGFPERKLHPYPLPCPDEYLELPLGDHAELYPEVSFQAQPDANEEERWWKFDPRVEWLIDTLKMLKRTKVLVICAHAETAMDLEDALRVRSGIPATVFHEGMNILERDRAAAYFADEEFGAQVLICSEIGSEGRNFQFSHHLVLFDLPSHPDLLEQRIGRLDRIGQKHIIELHVPYLETSPQERLYQWYHEALNAFLNTCPTGNALQHQFGPRLLPLLENADDGEWQALIDEARAERERLEAELHAGRDRLLELNSGGAGEGDALVEDILEQDDQFALPIYMETLFDAFGIDSEDHSENALILKPSEKMLDASFPLGDDEGVTITYDRNQALSREDMQFITWEHPMVQGGMDLVLSGSMGNTAVALIKNKALKPGTVLLELLYVSEVVAPRSLQLGRYLPPAALRCLLDANGNDLSARVSFETLNDQLESVPRASANKFIQAQRDQLTPRINAGEEKIFPRHAERVAEAQRRLAADTDEELARLTALQAVNPTVRDSELVALRKQREQGLAMLDKAALRLEAIRVLVAG encoded by the coding sequence ATGGCGCAGCAGTATCAACCGGGGCAACGCTGGATCAGTGACAGCGAAGCCGAGCTGGGTTTGGGCACCGTTCTGGCACAGGACGGCCGCTTGTTGACCGTGCTCTATCCGGCCACTGGCGACACTCGCCAGTACGCGCTACGGAATGCGCCCCTCACCCGCGTGCGATTTTCGCCAGGTGACTCGATCACTCACTTCGAAGGCTGGAAACTGACGGTCCGGGAAGTCGACGACGTCGACGGCCTGCTGGTCTACCACGGCCTCAACGCGCAGAACGAAGTGGTCACCCTGCCGGAAACCCAACTGTCGAACTTCATTCAGTTCCGTCTGGCCAGCGATCGCCTGTTCGCCGGGCAGATCGATCCGCTGGCCTGGTTCTCCCTGCGTTACCACACGCTGGAACACACCAGCCGCCAGTTGCAATCCTCGCTCTGGGGCCTGGGTGGCGTGCGTGCGCAACCGATCGCGCACCAGTTGCACATCGCCCGTGAAGTGGCCGACCGCATTGCGCCGCGGGTTCTGCTGGCGGACGAAGTGGGTCTGGGCAAGACCATCGAAGCCGGCCTGGTGATCCACCGCCAACTGCTCTCGGGCCGCGCCAATCGCGTGCTGATCCTGGTTCCCGAGAACCTGCAGCACCAGTGGCTGGTGGAGATGCGCCGCCGCTTCAACCTGCAAGTCGCGCTGTTCGACGAAGAACGCTTCATCGAAAGCGATGCCGCCAACCCGTTCGAAGACACCCAGCTCGCGCTGGTTGCACTGGAATGGCTGGTGGAAGACGAGAAGGCTCAGGACGCGCTGTTCGCCGCCGGTTGGGACTTGATGGTCGTCGACGAAGCCCACCACCTGGTGTGGCACGAAGACAAGGCCAGCCCGGAATACTCGCTGGTGGAACAACTGGCCGAAGTCATTCCTGGCGTATTGCTGCTGACCGCGACCCCGGAACAACTGGGTCAGGACAGTCACTTCGCCCGTCTGCGCCTGCTCGACCCGAACCGTTTCCATAACCTGCACGCTTTCCGCGCCGAGAGCGAAAACTATCGCCCGGTGGCCGAAGCTGTTCAGGAGCTGTTGGACAAGGGGCGCCTGTCGCCTGAAGCGCACAAGACCATTCACGGTTTCCTCGGCAACGAAGGCGAAGCGCTGCTGGCCGCCGTCAACGATGGCGACATCGAGGCCAGCGCCCGTCTGGTCCGTGAGCTGCTCGACCGCCACGGCACCGGCCGCGTGCTGTTCCGTAATACCCGCGCCGCAGTGCAAGGTTTCCCGGAACGCAAACTGCACCCGTACCCGCTGCCGTGCCCCGACGAATACCTCGAGCTGCCGCTGGGCGATCACGCCGAGCTGTACCCGGAAGTCAGCTTCCAGGCCCAGCCGGACGCCAACGAAGAAGAGCGCTGGTGGAAATTCGACCCACGCGTCGAGTGGCTCATCGATACGCTGAAGATGCTCAAGCGCACCAAAGTGCTGGTGATCTGCGCCCACGCCGAAACGGCCATGGACCTGGAAGACGCCCTGCGCGTGCGCTCCGGCATTCCGGCCACGGTGTTCCACGAGGGCATGAACATCCTCGAGCGTGACCGCGCCGCCGCTTACTTCGCCGACGAAGAGTTCGGCGCGCAAGTGCTGATCTGCTCGGAAATCGGCAGTGAAGGTCGCAACTTCCAGTTCTCGCACCATCTGGTGCTGTTCGATCTGCCGTCACACCCGGACCTGCTGGAACAGCGGATCGGGCGTCTGGACCGGATCGGCCAGAAGCACATCATCGAACTGCACGTGCCGTACCTGGAAACCAGCCCGCAAGAGCGCTTGTACCAGTGGTATCACGAAGCCCTGAACGCGTTCCTCAACACCTGCCCGACCGGCAACGCCTTGCAGCACCAGTTCGGCCCGCGCCTGCTGCCGCTGCTGGAAAATGCCGACGATGGCGAGTGGCAAGCGCTGATCGACGAAGCCCGCGCCGAGCGTGAGCGTCTGGAAGCCGAACTGCACGCCGGCCGTGACCGTTTGCTGGAGCTCAACTCCGGTGGCGCTGGCGAAGGTGATGCGCTGGTCGAGGACATTCTTGAGCAGGACGATCAGTTCGCCCTGCCGATCTACATGGAAACCCTGTTCGACGCCTTCGGCATCGACAGCGAAGACCATTCGGAAAACGCGCTGATCCTCAAGCCGAGCGAAAAAATGCTCGACGCCAGCTTCCCGCTGGGCGACGACGAAGGCGTGACCATCACCTACGACCGCAACCAGGCGCTGTCTCGCGAAGACATGCAGTTCATCACCTGGGAACACCCGATGGTGCAGGGCGGCATGGACCTGGTGCTGTCCGGCTCGATGGGCAACACCGCCGTGGCGCTGATCAAAAACAAAGCGCTGAAACCTGGCACCGTGTTGCTGGAATTGCTCTACGTCAGCGAAGTGGTTGCGCCGCGCTCGCTGCAACTGGGCCGTTACCTGCCGCCGGCCGCGCTGCGCTGCCTGCTCGATGCCAATGGCAACGACCTGTCGGCCCGGGTGTCGTTCGAAACCCTGAACGATCAACTGGAAAGCGTACCGCGCGCCAGCGCCAACAAGTTCATCCAGGCCCAGCGCGATCAGCTGACGCCACGGATCAACGCCGGTGAAGAGAAGATCTTCCCG
- a CDS encoding aspartate-semialdehyde dehydrogenase produces the protein MLPPMLPLSAVPITSQHDPIRQRPDIPPVVPVQESSNESTIDLQQRDPEEAAFQLREEQRRKQEQQRRRRDADEDPDVHLAIPGTELNADNTVPVAPLIEDEPRQGLWVDIQI, from the coding sequence ATGCTGCCACCGATGCTCCCCTTGAGTGCCGTGCCGATCACTTCCCAGCACGACCCGATCCGCCAGCGTCCGGACATTCCACCCGTTGTGCCGGTGCAGGAAAGCTCCAACGAAAGCACTATCGACCTGCAACAGCGCGACCCGGAAGAGGCGGCTTTTCAGCTGCGCGAGGAACAACGCCGCAAGCAGGAACAGCAACGGCGTCGTCGCGATGCCGATGAAGACCCTGACGTACACTTGGCGATTCCCGGTACCGAGCTCAACGCCGACAACACCGTACCGGTCGCACCGCTGATTGAAGACGAACCGCGTCAGGGCTTGTGGGTCGACATTCAGATTTAA
- a CDS encoding aminotransferase class V-fold PLP-dependent enzyme encodes MNLAEVEHLRAATPGCYSVIHFNHAGASLPSQATLDAMIEQLQREASCGPMEAADQSIQARARNAAATLLNANSESIAFASSGSAAWGMAFNALGPWQAGDRILVGRHEWGGNLACMSRAVSAGARLEVIPCDETGAVSVPALQQMIDAKVKLIALTWLPANGGLINPAEAIGAVARQHGIAYFIDAGQALGQLPCDVQALNCDVLKGAGRKFLRGPRGTALMYVKPGFLERLVPGHLDVLSAPWDGESFTVRDDARRFETSEVSVALLAGLANALEEFMGLGATRIRHRIDGLCRHLRDRLGAISGLTLHNLGPTDQQSGLIAFTLKGWDCVDLKQQLAQRGINIGANGVAYTPLDMQARGLQSIARIAVSYLNTEEEMEVLLKALSELTKA; translated from the coding sequence GTGAATCTTGCCGAGGTGGAACATTTGCGCGCGGCCACACCGGGTTGCTACAGCGTGATTCACTTCAACCATGCCGGCGCTTCATTGCCCAGCCAGGCCACCCTCGACGCGATGATCGAGCAGTTGCAGCGCGAAGCCAGCTGCGGCCCGATGGAGGCCGCCGACCAGAGCATTCAGGCCCGCGCACGCAACGCGGCGGCGACATTGCTCAATGCCAACAGTGAAAGCATCGCGTTCGCCAGCAGTGGCTCGGCGGCATGGGGCATGGCGTTCAACGCGCTGGGGCCGTGGCAGGCCGGCGACCGGATTCTGGTCGGTCGTCATGAATGGGGCGGCAATCTGGCTTGCATGTCCCGGGCTGTCAGCGCGGGCGCGCGACTTGAGGTGATCCCCTGCGATGAGACGGGCGCGGTGTCCGTCCCTGCCCTCCAGCAGATGATCGACGCGAAGGTGAAGCTGATCGCGCTGACCTGGCTCCCGGCCAACGGCGGTCTGATCAATCCGGCCGAGGCCATTGGTGCCGTGGCGCGACAGCACGGGATTGCCTACTTCATCGACGCCGGCCAGGCACTCGGGCAACTGCCTTGCGATGTGCAGGCACTGAACTGCGATGTGCTAAAGGGCGCCGGGCGCAAATTCCTGCGTGGCCCGCGAGGTACGGCGCTGATGTACGTCAAACCGGGGTTCCTCGAACGACTCGTGCCCGGTCATCTGGACGTGCTATCGGCCCCTTGGGACGGCGAAAGCTTTACCGTGCGCGACGATGCGCGGCGGTTTGAAACCAGCGAAGTATCGGTGGCCTTGCTGGCGGGATTGGCCAATGCACTGGAGGAGTTCATGGGGTTGGGCGCAACCCGCATTCGTCATCGGATCGATGGGTTGTGCCGGCACCTGCGCGATCGCCTCGGCGCAATCAGCGGCCTGACGCTGCACAACCTGGGGCCCACTGATCAGCAATCAGGCCTGATCGCCTTCACGCTCAAGGGTTGGGACTGTGTCGACTTGAAGCAGCAACTGGCGCAGCGCGGGATCAACATCGGCGCCAATGGTGTGGCCTATACGCCGCTGGACATGCAGGCAAGAGGGCTGCAAAGCATCGCGCGGATTGCGGTCAGCTACCTCAATACCGAAGAAGAAATGGAAGTACTGCTGAAGGCCCTCAGCGAACTCACCAAGGCTTAA
- a CDS encoding RidA family protein has product MTDSLAHRVQQLGLSLPTPSQPIANYVNHVVSQNQLFISGQIPLQDGKPAFIGRLGESISDDEGANAAELAALGLLAQLSAALDDDLSKLVRIIRLGVFISSAPDFQRQGAVANGASNLLVNALGEKGRHVRTAVGVSSLPGGVAVEIDAIFELRP; this is encoded by the coding sequence ATGACCGATTCACTCGCCCATCGTGTCCAGCAACTTGGCCTGAGCCTGCCGACGCCAAGCCAGCCCATCGCCAACTACGTCAACCATGTGGTCAGTCAGAACCAGCTGTTCATCTCCGGCCAGATTCCGTTGCAGGACGGCAAGCCGGCCTTCATCGGTCGCCTTGGCGAATCGATCTCCGACGATGAGGGCGCCAACGCCGCCGAACTCGCGGCCTTGGGCCTCTTGGCGCAACTCAGCGCTGCACTGGACGACGACCTGTCAAAACTGGTGCGCATCATCCGCCTCGGCGTGTTTATCTCCAGCGCTCCCGATTTCCAGCGACAAGGTGCGGTCGCCAATGGCGCGTCCAATCTTTTGGTCAATGCACTCGGCGAGAAAGGCCGGCATGTCCGCACGGCCGTAGGCGTCTCGAGCTTGCCCGGCGGCGTGGCGGTGGAAATCGACGCAATATTCGAGTTGCGGCCGTGA
- a CDS encoding LysR substrate-binding domain-containing protein, producing MELHQDLPPLMALRAFEAVARHLSFIKAADELSVTQSAISHQVQKLEQFLNQRLFIRRTRAIDLTPAGEAYYRQIQPALASIALATRELCGNDHHETTLRIGLLASFATLWLVPRLADFNARHPHIHVELLPSVELSDVGGGEVDLAIRYGKGGWPKVRVQRFMAETLTPVCSPAFKAQGTGLGPLLMAKSHQPFEWTDWSTRNGIDLSRYPSVMLHDYNIVVEAAVAGQGIAMGRHHLIERRYKEGALVDAFDTPPFISEIGYWLVTPDRPSSDAAQCFSEWLKEMAHA from the coding sequence GTGGAATTGCACCAGGATCTGCCGCCCTTGATGGCCCTGCGCGCCTTTGAGGCCGTGGCCCGCCATTTGAGCTTCATCAAGGCCGCCGATGAATTGTCGGTGACCCAAAGCGCAATCAGCCATCAAGTGCAGAAACTGGAGCAGTTCCTGAACCAACGGCTGTTTATCCGCCGCACCCGGGCCATCGATCTGACGCCCGCCGGCGAAGCGTACTACCGGCAGATTCAACCGGCCTTGGCGTCCATTGCCCTCGCAACCCGCGAACTGTGCGGCAACGATCATCATGAAACCACCCTGCGCATCGGCCTCCTCGCCTCATTCGCCACGCTGTGGCTGGTGCCGCGCCTGGCTGACTTTAATGCGCGCCATCCACACATCCATGTCGAGCTGCTGCCTTCGGTAGAACTGTCCGACGTTGGCGGTGGCGAAGTCGACCTGGCGATTCGTTATGGCAAGGGCGGCTGGCCGAAAGTCAGGGTTCAGCGCTTCATGGCAGAAACACTGACACCCGTTTGCAGTCCGGCATTCAAGGCTCAGGGCACCGGTCTCGGCCCGTTACTCATGGCCAAATCCCATCAACCGTTCGAGTGGACCGACTGGAGCACGCGCAACGGCATTGACCTCAGCCGCTACCCGAGCGTGATGCTCCACGACTACAACATCGTTGTCGAAGCCGCAGTGGCCGGTCAGGGCATTGCCATGGGTCGTCACCATTTGATCGAACGCCGATACAAGGAAGGCGCGTTGGTGGACGCCTTTGACACCCCACCCTTCATCAGTGAAATCGGTTATTGGCTGGTCACTCCCGATCGACCCTCGAGCGACGCTGCGCAATGCTTCAGTGAATGGCTGAAGGAGATGGCTCACGCATGA
- the ccoM gene encoding cytochrome c oxidase subunit CcoM: MFFDNVVIAGVLTVGLMVLFFAGFGFFIWKDSHKRKKP; encoded by the coding sequence ATGTTTTTCGACAACGTGGTGATCGCCGGAGTGCTGACAGTCGGCCTCATGGTTCTGTTTTTTGCAGGGTTTGGATTTTTTATCTGGAAGGATTCGCACAAGCGGAAAAAACCGTAG
- a CDS encoding inorganic phosphate transporter: MIDLFSGLDAWVLVSLLLALAFVLAFEFINGFHDTANAVATVIYTKAMPPHLAVFFSGVFNFLGVLLGGVGVAYAIVHLLPVELLINVNTGHGLAMVFSLLAAAITWNLGTWYFGIPASSSHTLIGSILGVGLANALINDIPLADGVNWQKAIDIAASLVFSPMAGFLIAALILIGLKWWRPLSKMHKTPEQRRKIDDKKHPPFWNRLVLVISAMAVSFVHGSNDGQKGIGLIMLVLIGIVPAQFVLDLGSTTYQIERTRDATLHLNQFYKRNADTLGEYLALGKSVEGDLPEKFRCNPQQTEPTINALLDTLKGVADYHSLSAESRIEVRRYLLCLDDTAKKVGKLPGLAAREKADLDKLRKDLTTTTEYAPFWVILAVALALGLGTMVGWKRVVLTIGEKIGKQGMTYSQGMSAQITTASLIGMANIFSLPVSTTHVLSSGVAGTMVANKSGLQGGTVRTILLAWVLTLPATVALSAGLFWLASKALGS, translated from the coding sequence ATGATCGATTTATTCAGCGGACTGGATGCTTGGGTGCTTGTGAGCCTCTTGCTCGCCCTCGCCTTTGTCCTCGCCTTCGAGTTCATCAACGGCTTTCATGACACTGCAAACGCGGTGGCCACTGTTATCTACACCAAAGCCATGCCGCCGCATCTGGCCGTGTTCTTTTCCGGTGTGTTCAACTTCCTCGGCGTGCTGCTGGGCGGTGTTGGCGTGGCGTATGCCATCGTCCACCTGCTGCCGGTAGAACTGCTGATCAATGTGAACACCGGTCACGGACTGGCCATGGTGTTCTCGTTGCTTGCCGCCGCCATCACCTGGAACCTGGGCACCTGGTACTTCGGTATCCCGGCCTCCAGCTCCCACACGCTGATCGGATCGATCCTCGGGGTTGGCCTGGCCAACGCCCTGATCAACGACATCCCATTGGCCGATGGCGTCAACTGGCAGAAGGCGATCGATATCGCGGCTTCGCTGGTATTTTCGCCAATGGCCGGGTTCCTGATCGCCGCGCTGATCCTGATCGGCCTTAAATGGTGGCGTCCACTGTCGAAGATGCACAAGACGCCGGAACAGCGCCGCAAGATCGACGACAAGAAGCATCCGCCGTTCTGGAACCGCCTGGTCCTGGTGATCTCGGCCATGGCTGTGAGCTTCGTGCACGGTTCCAACGATGGTCAGAAAGGTATCGGCCTGATCATGCTGGTGCTGATCGGTATCGTTCCGGCGCAGTTCGTTCTCGACCTGGGCAGCACCACCTACCAGATCGAACGCACTCGCGATGCAACCCTGCACCTGAACCAGTTCTACAAGCGCAACGCCGATACGCTGGGTGAATACCTGGCCCTGGGCAAAAGCGTGGAAGGTGATCTGCCGGAGAAATTCCGTTGCAACCCGCAACAGACCGAACCGACGATCAACGCCCTGCTCGACACCCTTAAAGGCGTCGCGGACTACCACTCGCTGTCGGCGGAAAGCCGTATCGAAGTGCGCCGCTACCTGCTCTGCCTGGATGACACGGCGAAGAAAGTCGGCAAGCTGCCTGGCCTCGCTGCCCGTGAAAAGGCTGACCTGGACAAACTGCGCAAAGACCTGACCACCACCACCGAATACGCCCCGTTCTGGGTGATTCTGGCGGTCGCACTGGCCCTGGGCCTGGGCACCATGGTGGGCTGGAAGCGCGTGGTACTGACCATCGGCGAGAAGATCGGCAAGCAAGGCATGACTTACTCCCAAGGCATGTCGGCGCAGATCACGACCGCAAGCCTGATCGGCATGGCGAACATCTTCAGCCTGCCGGTTTCGACCACCCACGTCCTGTCGTCGGGCGTGGCCGGCACCATGGTCGCCAACAAAAGCGGCCTGCAGGGCGGCACCGTCAGAACGATCCTGCTGGCCTGGGTCCTGACCCTGCCAGCGACCGTGGCCCTGTCGGCCGGCCTGTTCTGGCTGGCGTCGAAGGCGCTCGGTAGCTGA
- the pcaR gene encoding pca regulon transcriptional regulator PcaR has translation MNEQMRNSFASVAPPIVASPAKRIQALTGDPDFMTSLARGLAVVQAFQERKRHLTIAQISHRTEIPRAAVRRCLHTLIKLGYATTDGRTYSLLPKVLTLGHAYLSSTPLAVSAQPYLDRMSEQLHEACNMATLEGDDILYIARSATTQRLISVDLSVGGRLPAYCTSMGRILLAALDDTSLREYLDHADLQAKTSRTLHTPDALLECLQEVRQQGWCIVDQELEQGLRSIAVPVYDASGQVVAALNVSTHAGRVSRNELEQRFLPGLLAASRNLSAQLFA, from the coding sequence ATGAACGAGCAAATGCGCAATTCCTTCGCTTCAGTGGCGCCGCCGATCGTCGCGTCGCCCGCCAAGCGGATCCAGGCCCTGACCGGCGACCCGGACTTCATGACGTCCCTCGCCCGAGGCCTGGCCGTGGTGCAAGCGTTCCAGGAGCGCAAACGGCACCTGACCATCGCCCAGATCAGTCACCGCACGGAAATTCCCCGCGCCGCCGTGCGACGTTGCCTGCACACTCTGATCAAACTCGGCTACGCCACCACCGACGGTCGCACCTATTCGCTGCTGCCTAAAGTGCTGACCCTCGGCCATGCCTATCTGTCCTCGACCCCGCTGGCGGTGTCGGCCCAGCCCTATCTCGACCGCATGAGCGAACAACTCCACGAGGCCTGCAACATGGCCACGCTGGAAGGCGATGACATTTTGTACATCGCTCGCTCGGCGACCACCCAGCGGCTGATTTCCGTTGACCTGTCGGTCGGCGGACGCCTCCCGGCCTATTGCACCTCCATGGGCAGGATTCTTCTCGCGGCACTCGACGACACGTCGCTGCGCGAATACCTCGACCATGCCGACCTGCAAGCCAAGACCAGCCGCACCTTGCACACTCCCGACGCGCTGCTCGAATGCCTGCAGGAAGTGCGGCAACAAGGCTGGTGCATCGTCGATCAGGAACTGGAACAAGGCCTGCGTTCGATTGCCGTGCCGGTGTACGACGCTTCCGGGCAAGTCGTGGCGGCGCTCAACGTCAGCACGCACGCCGGCCGGGTCAGCCGCAACGAACTGGAGCAACGCTTCCTGCCCGGTCTGCTGGCCGCCAGCCGCAACCTCAGCGCCCAGCTGTTTGCCTAA
- a CDS encoding MFS transporter, whose amino-acid sequence MNQPQSAVGNCLDVQSFINAQPISRYQWRVVILCFLIVFLDGLDTAAMGFIAPALSQDWGIDRASLGPVMSAALIGMVFGALGSGPLADRFGRKVVLVGAVLLFGAFSLASAYSSNVDQLLVLRFLTGLGLGAGMPNATTLLSEYTPERKKSLLVTSMFCGFNLGMAGGGFISAKLIPAFGWHSLLLIGGILPLILAVVLLFWLPESARYLVVRNRGTDKVRKALAPIDPTVVAQASSFSVPEQKTVKARNVFAVIFSGTYSTGTLLLWLTYFMGLVIVYLLTSWLPTLMRDSGASMEQAAFIGALFQFGGVLSAVGVGWAMDRFNPHKVIGTFYLLAGVFAYAVGQSLGNITLLATLVLVAGMCVNGAQSAMPSLAARFYPTQGRATGVSWMLGIGRFGAILGAWMGATLLGLGWNFEQVLTALVIPAALATTAVVIKGMVSHADAT is encoded by the coding sequence ATGAACCAGCCTCAGTCTGCTGTAGGTAACTGCCTCGACGTGCAGTCCTTCATCAATGCTCAACCCATTTCGCGCTACCAGTGGCGAGTGGTGATCCTGTGTTTCCTGATTGTCTTCCTCGATGGCCTTGACACCGCGGCCATGGGCTTCATCGCGCCGGCGCTGTCCCAGGACTGGGGCATCGACCGCGCCAGCCTTGGCCCGGTGATGAGTGCGGCGTTGATCGGCATGGTCTTCGGCGCACTGGGCTCCGGGCCGTTGGCTGACCGCTTCGGGCGAAAAGTCGTACTGGTCGGCGCGGTGCTGTTGTTCGGCGCCTTCAGCCTGGCCTCGGCCTACAGCAGCAACGTCGATCAGTTGCTGGTGCTGCGTTTCCTCACCGGCCTGGGCCTTGGCGCCGGCATGCCGAACGCCACGACATTGCTGTCGGAATACACCCCGGAGCGCAAGAAATCCCTGCTGGTGACCAGCATGTTCTGCGGCTTCAACCTCGGCATGGCCGGTGGCGGGTTTATCTCGGCCAAGTTGATTCCGGCGTTCGGCTGGCACAGCCTGCTGCTGATCGGCGGGATTCTGCCGTTGATCCTTGCGGTGGTCTTGCTGTTCTGGCTGCCGGAGTCGGCACGTTACCTGGTGGTGCGCAATCGCGGCACCGACAAAGTGCGCAAGGCGCTGGCGCCGATCGATCCGACCGTTGTCGCCCAGGCTTCCAGCTTCAGCGTGCCGGAACAGAAAACCGTAAAGGCACGCAACGTGTTCGCGGTGATTTTCTCCGGCACCTACAGCACCGGCACTTTGCTGCTGTGGCTGACCTACTTCATGGGCCTGGTGATCGTTTACCTGCTGACCAGTTGGCTGCCGACGCTGATGCGTGACAGCGGCGCGAGCATGGAACAGGCGGCATTCATCGGCGCGCTGTTCCAGTTCGGCGGCGTGCTCAGCGCCGTAGGCGTGGGCTGGGCGATGGACCGGTTCAATCCGCACAAGGTCATCGGCACTTTCTACTTGCTCGCCGGGGTGTTTGCCTACGCGGTAGGGCAGAGCCTGGGCAACATCACGCTGTTGGCGACGCTGGTGCTGGTGGCCGGGATGTGTGTCAACGGCGCGCAATCGGCGATGCCTTCTTTGGCGGCGCGGTTTTATCCGACTCAAGGTCGGGCGACCGGGGTGTCATGGATGCTCGGGATTGGTCGGTTCGGCGCGATTCTGGGGGCGTGGATGGGCGCGACGTTGCTGGGGCTGGGCTGGAATTTTGAGCAGGTGCTGACGGCGTTGGTGATTCCGGCGGCGTTGGCGACGACGGCGGTGGTGATCAAGGGCATGGTCAGTCATGCGGATGCGACCTGA
- a CDS encoding CoA transferase subunit A produces MAEILSLHDAVKQFVNDGDTVALEGFTHLIPTAAGHEIIRQGKKDLTLVRMTPDLIYDQLIGAGCARKLIFSWGGNPGVGSLHRLRDAVEKQWPHALEIEEHSHADLANAYVAGASGLPFAVLRAYAGSDLPKVNPLIKTVTCPFTGEVLAAVPSVRPDITVIHAQKADRKGNVLLWGILGVQKEAALAAKRCIVTVEEIVDDLNAPMNSCVLPTWALSAVCHVPGGAHPSYAHGYNERDNRFYQAWDPIARDRDTFTAWINEYIHGCADFSEFQAKLAAASEAK; encoded by the coding sequence ATGGCTGAAATCCTTTCGCTGCACGACGCGGTGAAGCAATTCGTTAACGACGGCGATACCGTTGCGCTCGAAGGCTTCACTCACCTGATCCCTACGGCGGCGGGTCACGAAATCATTCGTCAGGGCAAGAAAGATCTGACACTGGTACGGATGACGCCTGACCTGATCTATGACCAGTTGATCGGCGCCGGTTGTGCTCGCAAGCTGATTTTCTCTTGGGGCGGCAACCCGGGCGTGGGTTCGCTGCACCGTCTGCGTGACGCGGTCGAGAAGCAGTGGCCGCACGCTCTGGAAATCGAAGAACACAGCCACGCCGACCTGGCGAATGCCTACGTCGCTGGCGCCTCCGGCCTGCCGTTCGCGGTGCTGCGTGCCTACGCCGGTTCCGACCTGCCAAAGGTCAACCCGCTGATCAAAACCGTCACTTGCCCGTTCACCGGCGAAGTACTGGCAGCAGTGCCTTCGGTGCGCCCGGACATCACCGTGATCCACGCGCAGAAAGCCGACCGTAAAGGCAACGTGCTGCTCTGGGGCATTCTTGGCGTGCAGAAAGAAGCCGCACTGGCCGCCAAGCGTTGCATCGTCACCGTTGAAGAAATCGTCGACGACCTCAACGCTCCGATGAACTCCTGTGTACTGCCGACCTGGGCCTTGAGCGCGGTTTGCCACGTTCCTGGCGGCGCACATCCGTCCTACGCTCACGGCTACAACGAACGCGATAACCGTTTCTATCAGGCCTGGGACCCGATTGCCCGCGACCGTGACACCTTCACCGCGTGGATCAACGAATACATCCATGGCTGCGCTGACTTCAGCGAGTTCCAGGCCAAGCTGGCCGCTGCATCGGAGGCGAAGTAA